In Methanocella paludicola SANAE, the sequence GGTCGTACCGCCGGATCTCCCTCGCCGCCGAAATGCCGTCCAGCTCCGGCATATTCACGTCCATCAGGACGAGATCGGGCTTCTTTTTAAGCTTCTTGTACTTAATGACCGCGTCCCGCCCGTTGCCGGCCATGCCCGCTATATCGTACTTTCCCTGGACGGAAAGCATCTTTTTATACAGGCAAAGCAGCTCGATATTATCGTCTACGATAAGTAGCCTATCCAATCCACTCCAACCCCTTGTTTATATTACCCATATTATAACTGGGCCAAATATACATAAACTTTCCTTATTACCGTAGAAGCAATGGCTGTAAGTTAAATCTTAAGTACGAAAACTACATAGTAGTGAAAAAACGTTTACATATGTGATACCATGGCCCGAAGAAAAAACGTCTCCGGCATTGCCCGGGATGCCCTAGCGTTCATCCTTGAGGCGAGCAGGTCCACGCATCCCCACGAGTTCGCGGGATTGCTGCGCTCGGACGGCCGCCTCATATCCGAGGTAGTGCTGGTGCCGGGCACGACGTCGGACGAGGGCTCCGCGCGCATGCTACTGGACATGATGCCCCTCGATATGTCTATCGTCGGGTCCGTCCATAGCCACCCCGTGAGGGACCTCCGCTTCTCAGAAGCGGACATCGACATGTTCGGCGCCAAAGGCTATTACAATATCATCGTCGCTTATCCTTATACTGATAAAGACTGGGTTTGCTATAGCCCTGACGGGGAGAAGGTCAGCCTGCCGGTCGTGGAGGCAGACCAATGACACGGGTCGTGGCCACCGGTACCTTCGATATCCTGCACCCGGGCCATGTGCTGTACCTGAGCGAGGCAGGAAAGCTGGGCGACGAGCTCTATGTCATCGTGGCCCGGGATAGCACCATAAAGCATAAGCGCAAGCCTCTCGTGCCCGAGAACCAGCGGCTCTTCATGGTAAGAGCACTAAAATGCGTCGACCACGCGATGCTGGGCAGCGAAGATGACATGTTCAAGCCCATCCGCGAGATCGACCCGGACATCATCACTATCGGCTTCAACCAGCACTGGGACGAGGAAGCCCTGCAAAGACAGCTGATAGAGAGGGGGCTGAAAGCTAAAGTGGTGCGCATCACGAAGTGCGATACGGCGCCCTACGCGTCGAGCCGCCACATCAGGGAAAAGATAAAGGAAAGCGACTGCTAAAGCAGTGAAGTTAAATTCATCAATGGTGGAGAGTCTACTATGTTACGAGTCGGTATAATCGGCGGCACCGGATATGTCGGTGGCGAGCTGCTGCGGCTTCTGTGCGTTCACCCAAAAGCTGAGGTAACCGTGGTCACGTCCAGGAGCCACGCGGGAAAGCCCGTTGACGCGATGCACCCCAACCTGAAGGGCCTGCTGGACCTGAAGTTCGAAGACGTTGACCCGTCGGCCATCGCCCATAAATGCGACCTTGTCTTTACGGCCGTGCCCCACGGGGCCGCGATGAACGTGGTGCCCGGATTAGTGGATGCCGGGCTTAAGGTCATCGACATGAGCGCGGACTACCGGCTGCCGGCAGATGTGTTCGAGTCGGTCTACAATAAGAAGCACGCCGACCCAAGGCCGACAGTCTACGGCCTGCCCGAATTACATGCAGAAGAAGTGAAGAATGCCACAGTAGTAGGCAACCCCGGGTGCTACCCGACAGGGGCCATACTAACGGCAGCTCCGCTGGTAGCGGCAGGGGTCGTGGACCGCATCGTGTTCGACTCCAAATCCGGCATATCGGGCTCGGGCCAGGAGCCCAGCGAGACCACGCACTACCCGAACGTCGCCGAGAACGTCCGCCCCTATAACATTACCACGCACCGCCATAAGTCGGAGATCGACCAGGAGCTTCGCGCGTTAAACAATAAAGTGAAGATCCACTTTACTCCGCATGTCATTCCATCGGTCAGGGGCATCCTGACCACGGCACACGCATTTATCAATAAGCCGCTCACCGACGACCAGGTGCGGGCCATTTACAACGAGTTCTACGCCGGGAAGCCATTCATTCGCATGAGCAAGCCAACGCTGGCCAACGTGCGAGGCTCCAACTTCTGCGACATCGCGTTCGAGATCGAGAAGGGCACCGACCGCATCGTGATCGTCTCCGCGATCGACAACATGGTAAAAGGCTCGGCCGGCGAGGCCATACAGAACATGAACATCATGTACGGCTTCGACGAACGCACAGGCATATGGATGAGCGGGCTGCCCCCGTGAGGTATATGATGAAAGTTTCCGAAGTCATGACGAAGGACGTCATCACCTGCAGGCCGTCCGACCCCGTGGACGGCGTCGTAAAGCTGATGAGCGAGAAGGACATCAGCGGCCTTCCTGTCGTGGACGGCGAAAAGGTCGTCGGCATGGTGACCGAGGCGGATATCATGCGCCTGCTGGTCGTCCCCGAGCCTTCCCGCACGCTGTGGATGCCAAGCCCCCTCGAAGTATTGATCGAGATACCGTTGAAAGAGATCATTCAGCTCAGGCGCCTGCAGCAGTCCGTCAAGGACGCGGGCGGGCAGAACGTCGGCAGCATCATGCAAAAGGATGTCCTGTCCATATCCCCGGACGACGACATCGAGGATGCGGCCTCGGCCATGGTGAAGCATAAGGTTAATAGGCTGGTAGTCCTTAAGGATGGAAAGCTCGTCGGCATCATTACTCGTGATGATATCATCCACGGGCTCGGAGGATCTGCTAATACATGAAGACCATTGAGGGCGGCATTTGCGCCGTTAAGGGCGTCAGGGCTTACGGCATTAAAGAGGGTAAGATGGGTCTTGCGGTCATGCTGGCCAAGGGTCCGGCGGCCGCTGTGTTCACGTTGAATAAGGTCCGTGCAGCCCCGGTTTTAGTCACGAAGGATCACCTGAAAACGAATGGTGCCCTTTTTAATGGCATCATCGCCAACAGCGGCTGCGCTAATGCTTTTACACATGAGCAGGGCATCAAGGACGCCATCGGGATGGCGAATATCTTGGCAGCCCGGCTTAACGTAGATCCCCATACGATCGGTGTTGCATCGACGGGCGTCATCGGCAGGCCCCTGAACATGGCCTGGATCAAGGACCACTTTAACGAAGTCTTCGAAAAGGCATGTACGGGCCCCGAGTGCAGCCTCGCTACCAACAAGGCCGTCATGACCACCGACCTCGCGCCGAAGTCATACGCTGTCGAAATAGAAGGCGGCGTCCGCATCGGCGCCATCGCGAAGGGCTCCGGCATGATCGAGCCCAACATGGGCACCATGCTATCATTCATATTTACGGACGCGGACATACCCCACGCCTCATTGCAAAAATGCCTGAAGAAGGCCGTGGACAAGAGCTACAACATGGTCGTCGTGGACGGCGATACGAGCACGAACGATACGGTCACGCTCATCGCTACCGGCGAAGCCGGTAAGCCTAAAATGAAAAAGTTCCAGGAAGGCCTGGAAAAGGTCTGCATGGAGATCGCCAAGAAGATAGCCCGGGACGGAGAAGGTGCCACGAAGCTGATCGAAGCTACGGTCGAGGGCGCCAGGACCGTCAGGGATGCCAGGAAAGGGGCAAAGGCCATCGTGCGCTCTCCGCTCTTTAAATCGGCCGTCTACGGCACCGACCCCAACTGGGGCAGGGCCGTATGCGCCATCGGCTACTCATCCTGCGACGTGGACCCTGCCAGGGTCACGCTCATCTTCTCGAATGGCAAGGAATCGGTCGCGCTGGTCGATAACGGCATGCCGAAGAGCGACGAGGCGACGCTGGCAAAGGCCAAGGCCATCATGGGCGGCGATACGCTCTACGTGACCGCCAGGCTCGGGCTGGGAAGGGCGAAGGCGACCGCATGGGGCTGCGACCTGACGCACAAGTACGTCGACATCAACGCCTCGTACACGACTTAAGGGATGTTCATGAGATTTCAATCGCTCAAGGGGTTCAGGGACTTCTATCCCGAAGAGATGTCCGCCCGCCGGAAGGTGCTGGACAAGATCTTCGAGACTGTCCGGCCTTACGGTTTCCGTGAGGTAGACTCGCCGAGCCTGGAAATGCTGGAATTGTTCCGGGTTAAAAGTGGCGACGAGATACTTACTCAAACCTTTAATTTTGCGGACAAGGGCAAACGTGACGTGACTCTCATCCCCGAGCTTACTCCGACGATGGCCCGCATGGTCGTTGAGCGTGAGAAGTCGCTTAAAAGGCCGATAAAATGGTTCTCGATGCCCAAGATGTGGCGTTATGAGGAGCCGCAGTCGGGCCGCCTCCGCGAGTTTTACCAGCTTAACGTGGACATTTTTGGCGTGCCGGGGCCTGAAGCGGATGCCGAAGTACTGGCGGCCGGCATCGATATAATGTTAAAGCTGGATCTCGAAGGGCAGTTCATTTTTAAGGTGAGCGACAGGAGGCTCATGCAGGGCGTGCTCGAGAGCATGGGCATCGCGGACCGGAGAGAAGCCGTCTTCGCCGCTATCGATAAGCGCTACAAGGTCACGCACTCCGAGTTCAAAGAATTACTTGCCAAAGCTGACCTGGACGATCTGAAGATCGGGCAGCTACTATCGATCCTGGACTCCAGGGGCCCCATGCTTGAGGCCCTCCAGAAGCTTAGGGGCTTAATATCTTTAGAGAACGAGCAGACCCGGGCGGGCTATGAAAGCCTGGAAAAGCTGACAGACCTCCTGGTCATGTACCACATGGAGCAGTACTGTGAGCTGGACCCGTCGGTCATCAGGGGCCTGGCATATTATACTGGCACTGTGTTCGAGTGCTATGACACGAAGGGCGAGCTACGAGCCATATTCGGCGGCGGGCGCTACGATAAGATCATCGAGCTGTTCGGCGGGGAGCCGATGCCGGCCGTGGGCTTCGGCATGGGCGACGCAGTGCTCGAGATCCTCATGCGCCGTGCAAAAGTGTGGCCCGAAGAGAAGCTTACGACGGATTATTTCATCCTTACGACTTCAGCGCAGTACATGGAAACTGCACTGTTTTTGGCGCAGGCGCTGCGTGAGAAGGAATTTATTGTAGAGACTGACCTGCTGGGCCGCAACTTCGGCAACCAGATGAAGTACGCCAACAGCATAGGCGCAAAGTACGTACTCATCCTGGGCGAGAAGGAGATGGCCGGCGGACAGGTCTCGGTCAAGGACATGAAGACCGGGGAACAGCGGACCGAAGAGGTCATCAGGTTCCTGGATAGCGTGACGAAATAATCGAACGACGATCATTTTTCTATGGCAGGCAGCATGACCACGAACTTGGCACCCTTCGTATGGTCGCCGGGCACCCGGTCCTCCACCCATATACGGCCATGAAAATCGCGCACGAGCGTCTTCACCAGGTAGAGGCCCAGGCCTTTACCCTTAGCCCGGGTATTGCCGCGCTCGAACCGGTTGAAGACCCGGGTCTTCATCTCATCCGGTATGCCGGGGCCATTATCCTCGATGATGACCTTGTGATATCTCTCGTCGATGCCGTAGACGTGGGTCTGGGTGATATCGATCTCCAGGGGCTTGACCGCGTCCGAATGCTTGACCGCGTTCCCGACGATGTTGATGAACACGTCCTTGACCAGCTCCGTAGCCAGGACATGGCTCTCTGTCGGCGTATAATTGATGGTGATGCGGCGGCCGTTGACCCGGGAGAACTGCTCCTTTACGCTCTCGAGAATTTCCCTCAGGTCGATGGGCTGGAACTGGAATTCCATAGACCTTGCCGACCGGATCTTTCGCACGTTATCGATGAGGCGGGTGCTGTCCTGGATCGACATGAGGGACTTTTCCAGGAGCTCGGCATCCTCCTTCTCGATCCTGCCCTCCTCCTTCAATGTATCGAGGGCGATCTCCAGGTACCCCATGCTCACCTGGTTCATGTTATTGATATCATGGCCCATAAGGTCCAGATACAGCTCGGCCTGCGCACGGGCTTCGGCCAGTCCGGCTTCGGCACGCTTACGCTCTTCTATTTGCCTTAAGAGCTCCTCGTTCTTGGAGCTGAGCTCCCGGGACTGGGCTTCAAGCGTCTCCTTCTTTTCCTGTAAGGCTTTTTCAGTCTGCATACGCCGGGAGATCTCGTTCTCCAGGTCCATCTTTGAAGCGGTAACGGCTTTCAAGCGAGTTACCATCCGGTTAAATGAGCTCGTCAGGTCTCCGATCTCATCATCGGGGTTTTTCACCGGGATGACATGGTCGAGATTACCGGAACCGATTATCCTCGTTCCCGCCTGGAGATCTGCGATCGACCGGACCGTGTTCCCGAAGATCAATAGATAATCGATCAACAGAAATACGATAAACGCCCCCAGCATAGTGAATATCAGCAGCGTATTCGTTTGCTTTACTTGATTTTTTTCGTCGCCTATCATATGCGACAGGCGGGAGGTATCGTAGGCGATCGCCTGCGTTTGGACCTCGATCCGGCTCCACGATATACGGGCATAGGCCAGGTCATCGGCCGTATTATCGTTTTGATGCGCGCTCCGGATAGTCGACGCCACATCGTTGAAGACTTCCTTCAGCCGCTGCTGATTCGCCCGGATGCTATCGAGAAGCACCTGCTGCTCGGGGGTGTCCACGGATATATTCATTATATCATCCGAGAGCGCAGCATATTTTGAGTTCCATCGGTTTAGCTGCGGGCTTTCCGGGTGCAGGAGATAATCATTCGATAGATAGCCAAGCTCACCGGCCCCGAGCTGAATGGAATTGACAAGCTCTTCCTGCTTGCTCAACCTATCTACCTGCTGATCCGTGAGTATCACCGATGTGGTGATCACGATCAGAGCTAAGATAAAGAGGATTATGCTCAGTATCAGCTGTGTCCGGATCTTCATGGTTCCTCGGTTCAAATTACGATATTAACCGACTCAGGCTTAACCGCATTCATGCCAGTGAGATAGATATTGTCCTGATAGTCGGGGACCACGTTCACGTCGGTGAGACCATTATTGATCATCCACCGCCCTTCATCGTCCATGGCCACGATGAGCGACTGGTCGAGCGAGAGCCCGAACTGGGTGTTATTCCATACGGACGCGACATACTTATCGTCCGCGTTCAACCGCTTTTGTACGATCGTCTTCGATTCGGCGGTATGGTATATCGTATATTTTTCCGCCCGGTCGATCGATCTCAGGAATCGGTTGACGAGCTCCGGATGCTGTGCCGCCCAGTCATCCCTGCATATCGCGTTCCAGTATCCTAACTGGCCACTTTGGGCCGGCCAGATGGTCGCATTGGCCCCCAGCTGATCTTTAATGGGTTCAACATAGGGCTCCCATACGATGATCGCGTCGACCGACCCGTTTACGATGGCGTCGGTATATTGTGCCGGCCGGACATCGACGAGAGTTACTTCCGGCAGGTTAATGGCCCGCAGCTCGAGATATCGGCCGAGATAAAATTCCCCCGAGGTTCCCCGGGCAAAACCGATCCTTTTTCCCCGGAGGTCGGAAAAATTCTCGACGCCCCGGTCCTTTCTGCCGATAATATAATGGGTCTGGTATTTTGCGATACTGCCGATGCTGCAAATTTTTTCCCGGTTCAACGCCTTACCGACCAGGACGATCTCGGTGGCTACCGCAATATCACTATTACCCTTCAGCATGTCGTCGACGGCATACAAGCCGGCATCATACTCTTTTATCGTTACGTTAAGGCCGATATCGGTAAAAAAGCCCTGATCGTCAGCGATATAGACGAGCGCGGAAGAATCGAACATCCGCGGGACCCCGATGGTTATCGATTCGGGCGGACCCGCATCGAGCTTTTGCGAGCTCTGAACATACCATGCGGCGTATACCGATGCCGCAATAACGGCGATGACAATGACGAGAGCGATGATGAACTTTTTCATGTTCGTACTCCAAGCCCATATACCCATATACCGATTATCCTAATACATTTTAATATTATTGGACTAAATGCTGGATATACTATTATAAATAGTTTATAATAAACTTATTAAACCCCGATACTGACATAAAACAATAAAGATCGGCTATCCGTCATCCCGTTACCTTATTTGCGGCGCCTTATAGATCACGGCATTTTCGGGGTCCAGCCCGCTCCACTTGACCGTATAGCCGAGGATATTCAAGACGGGATCGACGGCCGTAACGCTCTTCGAGCGGATCTGCGCGGAAGCCTGCGAATAAGGCATTTTGGCGGACAGTGACGTACGGATCGATCTTAGCAGTCCATCGGAGAGCAGCTCATCGCCGGCCAGCGTATAGCCGGCCACGCCGCGCTCTTCGATATACCTGCGGACGGCATCC encodes:
- a CDS encoding response regulator, producing MDRLLIVDDNIELLCLYKKMLSVQGKYDIAGMAGNGRDAVIKYKKLKKKPDLVLMDVNMPELDGISAAREIRRYDRGAKIIFVTAEQVYNSDMPPELSGASILRKPFSRAEFIGAIKQALKKRLDDDKN
- a CDS encoding Mov34/MPN/PAD-1 family protein, with protein sequence MARRKNVSGIARDALAFILEASRSTHPHEFAGLLRSDGRLISEVVLVPGTTSDEGSARMLLDMMPLDMSIVGSVHSHPVRDLRFSEADIDMFGAKGYYNIIVAYPYTDKDWVCYSPDGEKVSLPVVEADQ
- a CDS encoding adenylyltransferase/cytidyltransferase family protein, encoding MTRVVATGTFDILHPGHVLYLSEAGKLGDELYVIVARDSTIKHKRKPLVPENQRLFMVRALKCVDHAMLGSEDDMFKPIREIDPDIITIGFNQHWDEEALQRQLIERGLKAKVVRITKCDTAPYASSRHIREKIKESDC
- the argC gene encoding N-acetyl-gamma-glutamyl-phosphate reductase, with translation MLRVGIIGGTGYVGGELLRLLCVHPKAEVTVVTSRSHAGKPVDAMHPNLKGLLDLKFEDVDPSAIAHKCDLVFTAVPHGAAMNVVPGLVDAGLKVIDMSADYRLPADVFESVYNKKHADPRPTVYGLPELHAEEVKNATVVGNPGCYPTGAILTAAPLVAAGVVDRIVFDSKSGISGSGQEPSETTHYPNVAENVRPYNITTHRHKSEIDQELRALNNKVKIHFTPHVIPSVRGILTTAHAFINKPLTDDQVRAIYNEFYAGKPFIRMSKPTLANVRGSNFCDIAFEIEKGTDRIVIVSAIDNMVKGSAGEAIQNMNIMYGFDERTGIWMSGLPP
- a CDS encoding CBS domain-containing protein, producing MMKVSEVMTKDVITCRPSDPVDGVVKLMSEKDISGLPVVDGEKVVGMVTEADIMRLLVVPEPSRTLWMPSPLEVLIEIPLKEIIQLRRLQQSVKDAGGQNVGSIMQKDVLSISPDDDIEDAASAMVKHKVNRLVVLKDGKLVGIITRDDIIHGLGGSANT
- the argJ gene encoding bifunctional ornithine acetyltransferase/N-acetylglutamate synthase, whose translation is MKTIEGGICAVKGVRAYGIKEGKMGLAVMLAKGPAAAVFTLNKVRAAPVLVTKDHLKTNGALFNGIIANSGCANAFTHEQGIKDAIGMANILAARLNVDPHTIGVASTGVIGRPLNMAWIKDHFNEVFEKACTGPECSLATNKAVMTTDLAPKSYAVEIEGGVRIGAIAKGSGMIEPNMGTMLSFIFTDADIPHASLQKCLKKAVDKSYNMVVVDGDTSTNDTVTLIATGEAGKPKMKKFQEGLEKVCMEIAKKIARDGEGATKLIEATVEGARTVRDARKGAKAIVRSPLFKSAVYGTDPNWGRAVCAIGYSSCDVDPARVTLIFSNGKESVALVDNGMPKSDEATLAKAKAIMGGDTLYVTARLGLGRAKATAWGCDLTHKYVDINASYTT
- the hisS gene encoding histidine--tRNA ligase — translated: MRFQSLKGFRDFYPEEMSARRKVLDKIFETVRPYGFREVDSPSLEMLELFRVKSGDEILTQTFNFADKGKRDVTLIPELTPTMARMVVEREKSLKRPIKWFSMPKMWRYEEPQSGRLREFYQLNVDIFGVPGPEADAEVLAAGIDIMLKLDLEGQFIFKVSDRRLMQGVLESMGIADRREAVFAAIDKRYKVTHSEFKELLAKADLDDLKIGQLLSILDSRGPMLEALQKLRGLISLENEQTRAGYESLEKLTDLLVMYHMEQYCELDPSVIRGLAYYTGTVFECYDTKGELRAIFGGGRYDKIIELFGGEPMPAVGFGMGDAVLEILMRRAKVWPEEKLTTDYFILTTSAQYMETALFLAQALREKEFIVETDLLGRNFGNQMKYANSIGAKYVLILGEKEMAGGQVSVKDMKTGEQRTEEVIRFLDSVTK
- a CDS encoding sensor histidine kinase — protein: MKIRTQLILSIILFILALIVITTSVILTDQQVDRLSKQEELVNSIQLGAGELGYLSNDYLLHPESPQLNRWNSKYAALSDDIMNISVDTPEQQVLLDSIRANQQRLKEVFNDVASTIRSAHQNDNTADDLAYARISWSRIEVQTQAIAYDTSRLSHMIGDEKNQVKQTNTLLIFTMLGAFIVFLLIDYLLIFGNTVRSIADLQAGTRIIGSGNLDHVIPVKNPDDEIGDLTSSFNRMVTRLKAVTASKMDLENEISRRMQTEKALQEKKETLEAQSRELSSKNEELLRQIEERKRAEAGLAEARAQAELYLDLMGHDINNMNQVSMGYLEIALDTLKEEGRIEKEDAELLEKSLMSIQDSTRLIDNVRKIRSARSMEFQFQPIDLREILESVKEQFSRVNGRRITINYTPTESHVLATELVKDVFINIVGNAVKHSDAVKPLEIDITQTHVYGIDERYHKVIIEDNGPGIPDEMKTRVFNRFERGNTRAKGKGLGLYLVKTLVRDFHGRIWVEDRVPGDHTKGAKFVVMLPAIEK
- a CDS encoding ABC transporter substrate-binding protein, whose product is MKKFIIALVIVIAVIAASVYAAWYVQSSQKLDAGPPESITIGVPRMFDSSALVYIADDQGFFTDIGLNVTIKEYDAGLYAVDDMLKGNSDIAVATEIVLVGKALNREKICSIGSIAKYQTHYIIGRKDRGVENFSDLRGKRIGFARGTSGEFYLGRYLELRAINLPEVTLVDVRPAQYTDAIVNGSVDAIIVWEPYVEPIKDQLGANATIWPAQSGQLGYWNAICRDDWAAQHPELVNRFLRSIDRAEKYTIYHTAESKTIVQKRLNADDKYVASVWNNTQFGLSLDQSLIVAMDDEGRWMINNGLTDVNVVPDYQDNIYLTGMNAVKPESVNIVI